One genomic window of Streptomyces sp. WP-1 includes the following:
- a CDS encoding alkaline phosphatase family protein: MRGVGWRRAAGRIGWRRIARQIGRSVAVWAVSTLTMLALALLLPDFRLQSADGDSATRIALTAALGAGAFGILSAVVWPLLVRLLLLVPALVLGLLVFFLNGSLLLVALRLNPTGRGAVAPETAVVVAAVMSAVASATGGALAVRDDEAYRRRLHRLAARRRRTDPPCAATPGLVLLQLDGVGHDVLTAAVDKGLMPALARLLAGEGTQPPTHRLTPWHTDWSSQTGASQLGILHGSTYDVPAFRWYEKDREEVMVCNRPTSAAELQRRAVAHTGDGGLLTEDGASRGNLFSGGAGEQALVLSIAARRRSPENRSRAGYFAYFSDPANAVRTALSFVAEVAREIGESTRARIRRRRPRVSRGGLYPLVRAFATVVERDVVVAAVMGDMLAGRTAVYADLVAYDEVAHHSGPYSRDAEKVLTRLDRSLALLARVADHAPRPYRLVVLSDHGQSPGETFHARYGLTLADLVRAGCGLHVPRRAERTHSGTEARAAVRAALRRPVEEGERHRPARRREPIVLASGNLGLVSFPDVRHRMTREEIDARHPALLTTLADHPGIGFLLVASEAHDGVVLGPGGTEIPLADLDRDPGPLARFGPGAVEAVRRTHSFPHTADIMVNSAYEPADGEVLAFEEQIGSHGGLGGAQSRPFLMSPLELSEPVAAGERLTGAEQVHRVLRRWLGELSGPEVPLAGAAAEQGERAA; encoded by the coding sequence GTGCGGGGCGTAGGGTGGCGGCGGGCCGCCGGTCGGATCGGATGGCGGCGGATCGCCCGTCAGATCGGGCGCAGCGTCGCCGTGTGGGCCGTCTCCACACTCACCATGCTGGCCCTCGCGCTGCTCCTGCCCGACTTCCGGCTCCAGTCCGCCGACGGCGACAGCGCCACCCGGATCGCCCTGACCGCCGCCCTCGGCGCGGGCGCGTTCGGCATCCTGTCCGCCGTGGTGTGGCCGCTGCTGGTCCGGCTGCTGCTGCTCGTCCCCGCCCTCGTCCTCGGCCTGCTGGTCTTCTTCCTCAACGGCTCGCTGCTGCTGGTCGCCCTGCGCCTGAACCCCACCGGCCGGGGCGCGGTCGCCCCGGAGACCGCCGTCGTCGTGGCCGCGGTCATGTCGGCCGTCGCCTCGGCCACCGGCGGCGCGCTCGCCGTGCGCGACGACGAGGCGTACCGGCGCCGGCTGCACCGCCTCGCCGCCCGCCGCCGAAGAACCGATCCGCCCTGTGCCGCCACCCCCGGTCTGGTCCTCCTCCAGCTCGACGGCGTCGGCCACGACGTCCTGACGGCGGCCGTGGACAAGGGGCTGATGCCGGCCCTCGCCCGCCTGCTGGCGGGCGAGGGCACGCAGCCCCCCACCCACCGCCTCACCCCCTGGCACACCGACTGGTCCAGCCAGACCGGCGCCAGCCAGCTCGGCATCCTGCACGGCAGCACCTACGACGTCCCCGCCTTCCGCTGGTACGAGAAGGACCGCGAGGAGGTGATGGTCTGCAACCGGCCGACCAGCGCCGCCGAACTCCAGCGCCGCGCCGTCGCGCACACCGGGGACGGCGGGCTGCTCACCGAGGACGGCGCCAGCCGCGGCAACCTCTTCAGCGGCGGCGCCGGGGAACAGGCCCTCGTGCTGTCCATAGCGGCCCGCCGCCGAAGCCCGGAGAACCGTTCCCGCGCCGGGTACTTCGCCTACTTCTCCGACCCGGCCAACGCCGTGCGCACCGCCCTGTCCTTCGTCGCCGAGGTGGCCCGCGAGATCGGCGAGTCCACCCGCGCCCGGATCCGCCGCCGGCGCCCCCGCGTCTCCCGCGGCGGCCTCTACCCGCTGGTCCGCGCCTTCGCCACCGTCGTGGAACGGGACGTCGTCGTCGCCGCGGTGATGGGCGACATGCTCGCGGGACGCACCGCCGTCTACGCCGACCTGGTCGCCTACGACGAGGTGGCCCACCACTCCGGCCCCTACAGCCGCGACGCCGAGAAGGTGCTCACCCGCCTCGACCGGAGCCTCGCCCTGCTCGCCCGGGTCGCCGACCACGCCCCGCGCCCGTACCGCCTCGTCGTCCTCTCCGACCACGGCCAGAGCCCCGGCGAGACCTTCCACGCCCGCTACGGACTCACCCTCGCCGACCTGGTGCGGGCCGGCTGCGGACTGCACGTACCGCGCCGCGCCGAACGCACGCACAGCGGCACCGAGGCGCGGGCCGCGGTACGCGCCGCCCTGCGCCGCCCCGTGGAGGAGGGTGAGCGGCACCGCCCCGCCCGCCGCCGCGAGCCGATCGTGCTGGCCTCCGGCAACCTGGGCCTCGTCTCCTTCCCGGACGTGCGCCACCGCATGACCAGGGAGGAGATCGACGCCCGCCACCCCGCCCTGCTCACCACCCTCGCCGACCACCCCGGCATCGGCTTCCTGCTGGTCGCGAGCGAGGCGCACGACGGCGTGGTGCTCGGCCCGGGCGGCACCGAGATCCCGCTGGCCGACCTCGACCGCGACCCCGGACCGCTGGCCCGCTTCGGCCCCGGCGCCGTCGAGGCGGTGCGCCGCACCCACTCCTTCCCGCACACCGCCGACATCATGGTGAACTCCGCGTACGAGCCCGCCGACGGCGAGGTGCTCGCCTTCGAGGAGCAGATCGGCTCCCACGGCGGGCTCGGCGGCGCCCAGTCCCGCCCGTTCCTGATGTCCCCGCTGGAACTGTCCGAGCCCGTCGCGGCGGGGGAGCGGCTGACCGGGGCCGAGCAGGTGCACCGGGTGCTGCGCCGCTGGCTCGGCGAGCTGTCCGGACCCGAGGTCCCGCTCGCCGGGGCCGCCGCCGAGCAGGGCGAGCGGGCGGCCTGA
- a CDS encoding MBL fold metallo-hydrolase, with the protein MPVEITWWGHATCTIEDSNIRVLTDPLFAHRLAHLRRRRGALPSDEARRADVVLVSHLHADHLHLPSLGALDPGTRLLVPRGALQAVPGVRRLRHLRVTEVAPGDGIRVGELLVRVVPARHDGRRLPVGPHRSPALGFVVEGEARTYFAGDTGLFDAMAEQVGPVEVALLPVGGWGPFLGEGHLDAGRAAQALDLLAPQAAIPVHYGTYWPIGMDAVRPHEFHAPGDEFVRLAALAAPKVAVHKLAHGESVRPAVAR; encoded by the coding sequence GTGCCGGTGGAGATCACCTGGTGGGGTCATGCCACCTGCACGATCGAGGATTCGAACATACGGGTGCTCACCGATCCCCTGTTCGCCCATCGCCTCGCGCATCTGCGGCGCCGACGGGGCGCGCTCCCCTCCGACGAGGCCCGGCGTGCCGACGTGGTGCTGGTCTCCCATCTGCACGCCGACCATCTGCATCTGCCGTCACTGGGGGCGCTCGACCCGGGCACGCGCCTGCTTGTGCCCCGGGGCGCACTCCAGGCGGTGCCGGGCGTACGCCGGCTGCGGCACCTCCGTGTCACCGAGGTGGCCCCGGGGGACGGGATACGCGTCGGCGAGCTGCTGGTGCGGGTGGTGCCCGCACGGCACGACGGGCGGCGGCTGCCGGTGGGCCCGCACCGCTCGCCCGCGCTGGGCTTCGTCGTCGAGGGGGAGGCGCGGACCTACTTCGCCGGGGACACCGGGCTGTTCGACGCGATGGCCGAGCAGGTGGGACCGGTGGAGGTGGCACTGCTGCCGGTGGGCGGCTGGGGGCCGTTCCTCGGGGAGGGGCATCTGGACGCGGGCCGGGCGGCGCAGGCCCTGGACCTGCTGGCACCCCAGGCGGCGATACCGGTGCACTACGGGACGTACTGGCCGATCGGCATGGACGCGGTGCGGCCGCACGAATTCCACGCGCCGGGCGACGAGTTCGTACGGCTCGCCGCCCTGGCCGCGCCGAAGGTGGCGGTGCACAAGCTCGCGCACGGCGAGAGCGTCCGGCCGGCGGTCGCCCGGTGA
- a CDS encoding MBL fold metallo-hydrolase codes for MTQQTQEPGPTSPAGNPPTAATTSTATGTRTGTGTGTGAPPFPPLAEPRPLGERRVWPRTFHDRLTAPLPGLKALARFAREGAVRPDAQGLADISRLPYAPAPLPRADTGTLAVTWAGHASWVVRIGGLTVLTDPVWSRRILGTPARVTPVGVPWDRLPRIDAVVISHNHYDHLDAPTLRRLPRDTPVFAPAGLGRWFRRREFTCVTELDWWEGAELGGVRFDFVPAHHWSKRTLTDTCHSLWGGWVLTAPGGPRLYFAGDTGYGHWFSRIGRRYPGIDLALMPIGAYDPRWWLSDVHCDPEEAVQATLDLGARRMAPMHWATFILSAEPVLEPLTRVRAAWEKAGLAQEDLWDLPVGASRTLD; via the coding sequence ATGACGCAGCAGACGCAAGAGCCCGGACCGACCTCGCCGGCCGGCAACCCGCCCACGGCTGCGACGACTTCGACGGCGACCGGCACCCGCACGGGCACCGGCACCGGCACCGGCGCGCCCCCCTTCCCGCCGCTGGCCGAACCCCGCCCGCTGGGCGAGCGCCGGGTGTGGCCGCGCACCTTCCACGACCGGCTCACCGCACCGCTGCCCGGCCTGAAGGCCCTCGCCCGGTTCGCCCGCGAGGGTGCCGTACGCCCCGACGCGCAGGGCCTCGCCGACATCTCCCGGCTGCCGTACGCGCCCGCCCCGCTGCCCCGCGCCGACACCGGCACCCTCGCCGTCACCTGGGCGGGGCACGCCAGTTGGGTCGTCCGGATCGGCGGTCTGACCGTGCTCACCGACCCGGTCTGGTCGCGCCGCATCCTCGGCACCCCGGCCCGCGTCACCCCCGTCGGCGTGCCCTGGGACCGGCTGCCCCGGATCGACGCGGTCGTCATCAGCCACAACCACTACGACCACCTGGACGCCCCCACCCTGCGCCGGCTCCCGCGCGACACACCGGTGTTCGCGCCCGCCGGACTCGGCCGCTGGTTCCGGCGCCGCGAGTTCACCTGCGTCACCGAGCTGGACTGGTGGGAGGGCGCCGAACTGGGGGGCGTCCGCTTCGACTTCGTGCCCGCCCACCACTGGTCCAAGCGCACCCTGACCGACACCTGCCACAGCCTGTGGGGCGGCTGGGTCCTCACCGCCCCCGGCGGCCCGCGCCTCTACTTCGCCGGTGACACCGGCTACGGCCACTGGTTCTCCCGCATCGGCCGCCGCTACCCCGGCATCGACCTCGCCCTGATGCCCATCGGCGCCTACGACCCCCGCTGGTGGCTCAGCGACGTCCACTGCGATCCCGAGGAAGCCGTCCAGGCCACCCTCGACCTGGGCGCCAGACGCATGGCCCCCATGCACTGGGCCACCTTCATCCTCTCGGCGGAACCGGTCCTGGAGCCGCTCACGCGGGTGCGGGCGGCGTGGGAGAAGGCGGGACTCGCCCAAGAGGACCTGTGGGACCTGCCGGTAGGCGCTTCAAGAACCCTGGACTGA
- a CDS encoding helix-turn-helix domain-containing protein — translation MTMVATEASVSTAAPGSKGVGPLLRAWRERRRVSQLELALRADSSARHISFVETGRSRPSEEMVLRLAEHLDVPVRERNALLLAAGYAPHYPETPLDDPALDALRDGMERLIQGYEPYPALVVDAGYTVVAANRGITMLLDGIPEKLLQPPNAMRLTLHPEGLAPRIRNLREWRGHLVAQMERQLALHRSDQLRALYEEVTAYPVPEDAPGEDPEEPVPYFALPMRVEHEGRILSFVSSISTFNTPMDVTVAELAIETFLPADPATAKYLQTMAG, via the coding sequence ATGACCATGGTCGCCACCGAAGCTTCCGTGTCCACCGCCGCCCCCGGCAGCAAGGGGGTGGGTCCGCTGCTCCGTGCCTGGCGGGAGCGGCGTCGCGTCTCCCAGCTGGAGCTGGCCCTGCGGGCCGACTCCTCCGCCCGGCACATCAGTTTCGTGGAGACCGGCAGGTCCCGCCCGAGCGAGGAGATGGTGCTGCGGCTCGCCGAGCATCTGGACGTGCCCGTGCGGGAGCGCAACGCGCTGCTGCTGGCCGCCGGTTACGCCCCGCACTACCCGGAGACCCCGCTGGACGATCCCGCCCTGGACGCCCTGCGCGACGGGATGGAGCGGCTCATCCAGGGCTACGAGCCCTACCCCGCGCTGGTGGTGGACGCCGGGTACACGGTCGTGGCTGCCAACCGGGGCATCACGATGCTGCTGGACGGCATCCCGGAGAAGCTGCTGCAACCGCCGAACGCGATGCGGCTGACCCTGCACCCCGAGGGCCTCGCACCCCGGATCCGCAACCTCCGGGAGTGGCGCGGACATCTGGTCGCGCAGATGGAACGGCAGCTCGCGCTGCACCGCTCGGACCAACTCCGCGCCCTGTACGAGGAGGTGACGGCGTACCCGGTGCCCGAGGACGCGCCGGGCGAGGACCCGGAGGAGCCGGTGCCGTACTTCGCGCTGCCGATGCGGGTCGAACACGAGGGCCGGATCCTGTCGTTCGTGTCCTCCATCTCCACCTTCAACACGCCGATGGACGTCACCGTCGCCGAACTCGCCATCGAGACCTTCCTGCCGGCCGATCCGGCGACCGCGAAGTACCTCCAGACGATGGCTGGTTGA
- a CDS encoding 4a-hydroxytetrahydrobiopterin dehydratase: MAVAPLSQKEIEDRLAELPGWSADGDRLTRTYRLPSHFAAAALVMHIARIQDELDHHSDCTLGYHSVDLTLATHSAGGTLTEKDFALARRVEDIAPGHGAH, translated from the coding sequence ATGGCCGTCGCACCGCTGTCGCAGAAGGAGATCGAGGACCGGCTCGCCGAACTCCCCGGCTGGTCCGCGGACGGCGACCGGCTCACCCGCACCTACCGGCTCCCCTCGCACTTCGCCGCGGCCGCCCTGGTCATGCACATCGCCCGCATCCAGGACGAGCTGGACCACCACTCCGACTGCACCCTCGGCTACCACTCCGTCGACCTCACCCTCGCCACCCACAGCGCCGGCGGCACCCTCACCGAGAAGGACTTCGCTCTCGCCCGCAGGGTGGAAGACATCGCCCCGGGCCACGGCGCACACTGA
- a CDS encoding helix-turn-helix transcriptional regulator, translating into MSERRTAPTVGQVVLGRRLQELREAAGLSREEAAGVLRVAAATVRRMETAEVALKIPYLQVLLDTYGVARDEAATFVRLAEEANQPGWWQRFHDVLPDWFSLYVSLEGAARIIRSYEPHFVPGLLQTEAYARAVMEAGTIGQSEPESVERHVSLRMERQRLLERADPPHLWVIMDETVLRRPVSASPDVMRDQLDRLVECAEKDRITLQIAEFAAGPHPGTYAPFTLFRFAEPELPDMVFTEYLTGALYLDARREVAAHLEVLDHMTARAASARRTREILREYRARF; encoded by the coding sequence GTGAGTGAGCGGCGGACCGCGCCCACCGTGGGCCAGGTGGTGCTCGGCAGGCGGTTGCAGGAGCTGCGGGAGGCGGCGGGTCTCAGCCGTGAGGAGGCCGCCGGGGTGCTGCGGGTCGCGGCGGCGACCGTACGGCGCATGGAGACGGCCGAAGTCGCGCTGAAAATCCCGTACTTGCAGGTGCTGCTCGACACCTACGGGGTGGCGCGGGACGAGGCGGCCACGTTCGTGCGGCTGGCGGAGGAGGCCAACCAGCCGGGCTGGTGGCAGCGGTTCCACGATGTGCTGCCCGACTGGTTCAGTCTGTACGTCAGCCTGGAGGGCGCCGCCCGGATCATCCGCTCCTACGAGCCGCACTTCGTGCCGGGACTGCTCCAGACCGAGGCGTACGCGCGGGCGGTGATGGAGGCGGGGACGATCGGGCAGAGCGAGCCGGAGTCGGTGGAGCGGCATGTGTCGCTGCGGATGGAACGGCAGCGGCTGCTGGAGCGCGCGGATCCCCCGCACCTGTGGGTGATCATGGACGAGACGGTGCTGCGGCGCCCGGTGAGCGCGTCCCCCGATGTCATGCGTGACCAGCTGGACCGGCTGGTGGAGTGCGCCGAGAAGGACCGGATCACGCTCCAGATCGCGGAGTTCGCGGCGGGCCCGCACCCGGGGACGTACGCGCCGTTCACGCTGTTCCGGTTCGCCGAGCCGGAGTTGCCGGACATGGTGTTCACCGAGTATCTGACCGGCGCCCTGTATCTGGACGCGCGGCGGGAGGTCGCCGCGCATCTGGAGGTGCTGGACCATATGACGGCGCGGGCCGCCTCGGCGCGGCGCACCCGGGAGATCCTGCGGGAGTACCGGGCGCGGTTCTGA
- a CDS encoding class I SAM-dependent methyltransferase: MLDYDKEARVYDASRGGEARAEAAARAVLDLIPDRPGRLLDLGCGTGIVTRRLAAARPATRVTGADLAAGMIRRAAARLPGAIVRADSRRLPFPGAAFDGVTSVWLLHLLTDPDDLDAVLAECARVLRPGGVYVTTVDKAAAHDVGSDIEAALAGRPIRPAADAADLVTAHAARHGLALAGRSAFPGVGQGRSPRSTIADLYRGWFSLLPPGDPRRGTYAARLAALPDQDRPRADPTFSLRAFRKD; encoded by the coding sequence GTGCTGGACTACGACAAGGAAGCCCGTGTCTACGACGCCTCACGCGGTGGCGAGGCACGCGCCGAGGCCGCCGCACGCGCCGTCCTCGATCTGATACCCGACCGTCCGGGCCGCCTCCTCGACCTCGGCTGCGGCACCGGCATCGTCACCCGCAGGCTCGCCGCGGCCCGCCCCGCGACCCGGGTGACCGGCGCGGACCTCGCCGCCGGCATGATCCGCCGGGCCGCCGCCCGCCTGCCCGGCGCGATCGTCCGGGCCGACAGCCGCCGACTGCCCTTCCCCGGCGCCGCCTTCGACGGCGTCACCAGCGTCTGGCTGCTGCACCTGCTCACCGACCCCGACGACCTGGACGCCGTCCTCGCCGAGTGCGCCCGCGTCCTCCGGCCCGGCGGGGTGTATGTCACGACGGTCGACAAGGCCGCCGCGCACGACGTGGGCAGCGACATCGAGGCCGCCCTCGCCGGCCGCCCGATCCGCCCCGCCGCCGACGCCGCCGACCTCGTGACCGCGCACGCCGCCCGGCACGGGCTCGCTCTCGCGGGACGGTCCGCCTTCCCCGGCGTCGGCCAGGGCCGCAGCCCCCGCAGCACCATCGCCGACCTGTACCGGGGCTGGTTCAGCCTGCTGCCGCCCGGTGATCCGCGCCGGGGGACGTACGCCGCCCGGCTCGCCGCCCTCCCGGACCAGGACCGCCCGCGCGCGGACCCGACGTTCAGCCTGCGCGCCTTCCGCAAGGACTGA
- a CDS encoding phytanoyl-CoA dioxygenase family protein, producing the protein MGNDMVERFLADGFVKIEGAVAPRVAEDCARLLWRETGYDPQDPATWKDPVVRIGGLAQGPFAAAANSPALHTAFDLLVGERRWLPRYSLGTFPLRFPHPEDPGDAGWHIEGSYLPEGATWFHTNLRSRDRALLMLFLFSEVGEEDAPTRIRVGSHLDVPRVLEPYGEAGVSGLEIAPELVAASEHRPLALATGRPGDVYLCHPFLVHAAQPHRGTRPRLMAQPPLEPAVPYELERPDGAYSPVETAIRRGLGWTTGYPRPTSVTRAPDDPIPVSPCGRRAG; encoded by the coding sequence ATGGGCAACGACATGGTGGAGCGCTTCCTCGCCGACGGGTTCGTGAAGATCGAGGGCGCGGTCGCGCCCCGGGTCGCCGAGGACTGCGCGCGGCTGCTGTGGCGGGAGACGGGGTACGACCCTCAGGACCCCGCCACCTGGAAGGACCCGGTGGTGCGGATCGGCGGCCTGGCACAGGGTCCCTTCGCGGCCGCCGCCAACTCCCCCGCCCTGCACACCGCGTTCGACCTGCTGGTGGGTGAACGGCGTTGGCTGCCACGGTACTCGCTCGGCACGTTCCCGCTGCGCTTCCCGCACCCCGAGGACCCGGGCGACGCCGGCTGGCACATCGAGGGCAGCTATCTGCCCGAGGGCGCCACCTGGTTCCACACCAATCTCCGTTCCCGGGACCGGGCGTTGCTGATGCTGTTCCTGTTCAGCGAGGTGGGCGAGGAGGACGCGCCGACCCGGATCCGGGTCGGCTCGCATCTGGACGTGCCGCGGGTCCTGGAACCGTACGGCGAGGCAGGTGTCTCCGGGCTGGAGATCGCGCCGGAGCTGGTCGCGGCCAGCGAGCACCGGCCGCTCGCGCTCGCCACCGGGCGCCCCGGCGACGTCTATCTGTGCCATCCGTTCCTGGTGCACGCGGCGCAGCCGCACCGGGGCACCCGGCCCCGGCTCATGGCGCAGCCGCCGCTGGAGCCCGCGGTGCCCTACGAGCTGGAGCGGCCGGACGGGGCGTACTCACCGGTGGAGACGGCGATCCGGCGGGGACTCGGGTGGACCACCGGCTACCCGCGCCCGACCTCAGTCACACGCGCACCCGACGACCCAATACCCGTCAGTCCTTGCGGAAGGCGCGCAGGCTGA
- a CDS encoding trans-aconitate 2-methyltransferase translates to MAHDHNGDHTRCQGHEEDHGHKHGHGHAHGHGHGADLDWNELGPHLEAQAELFAPLYRQALSWLADESAEPGLIADAGSGPGVLSCLFAEVFPGARVVAVDGTAPLLDRARARAGRLGLTDRVDILAGELPDVLHQLPKPADLLWASRSLHHLGDQRAALTAFGQRLAPGGTLALLEGGLPSRFLPRDLGIGRPGLQARLDALEEDRFTRMRAELPGSVAETEDWPALLTAAGLRYTGSRSFLLDLPAPADDRTRAYVAATLGRVREGFGDALAAEDRDTLDRLLDPVDPASVHRRPDVFLLSAHTVHTAVRPS, encoded by the coding sequence ATGGCGCACGACCACAACGGCGATCACACCCGCTGCCAGGGACACGAAGAGGACCACGGGCACAAGCACGGCCATGGGCATGCGCACGGCCACGGGCACGGCGCGGACCTCGACTGGAACGAGCTGGGCCCCCACCTTGAGGCCCAGGCCGAACTGTTCGCCCCCCTGTACCGGCAGGCCCTGTCCTGGCTCGCGGACGAGTCCGCCGAGCCGGGTCTGATCGCGGACGCGGGCAGCGGCCCCGGGGTCCTGTCCTGCCTGTTCGCCGAGGTGTTCCCCGGCGCCCGGGTCGTCGCCGTGGACGGCACCGCGCCGCTCCTCGACCGGGCCCGCGCCCGCGCCGGCCGCCTCGGCCTCACCGATCGCGTCGACATCCTGGCCGGTGAACTCCCTGACGTGCTGCACCAGTTGCCGAAGCCGGCCGATCTGCTGTGGGCCAGCCGCAGCCTGCACCACCTCGGCGACCAGCGGGCCGCGCTCACCGCGTTCGGGCAGCGGCTCGCCCCCGGCGGCACCCTGGCCCTCCTCGAAGGCGGTCTGCCCTCCCGCTTCCTGCCCCGCGACCTCGGCATCGGCCGCCCGGGGCTCCAGGCGCGGCTGGACGCGCTGGAGGAGGACCGGTTCACGCGGATGCGGGCCGAACTGCCCGGCTCCGTCGCCGAGACCGAGGACTGGCCGGCCCTGCTGACCGCCGCGGGCCTGCGGTACACCGGCAGCCGCAGCTTCCTGCTCGACCTGCCCGCCCCGGCCGACGACCGGACCCGCGCCTATGTCGCCGCCACCCTCGGCCGGGTGCGCGAGGGCTTCGGCGACGCCCTCGCCGCCGAGGACCGGGACACCCTCGACCGGCTCCTCGACCCCGTCGACCCCGCGAGCGTCCACCGGCGGCCGGACGTCTTCCTCCTGTCCGCGCACACCGTGCACACGGCCGTACGCCCCTCCTGA
- a CDS encoding VTT domain-containing protein has translation MTRLAAAVVLAAVTTSTVPPESTQQALGYPSLFLLVLIGALVPVVPTGALVSSAAVVAFHQTAPFALALVFVTASLAAFLGDAALYWLGWRGMRSRGGSRWLRAIRSRAPKERLEQARGKLADHGVAVLVLSRLVPAGRIPVMLACLMAEWPLRRFARGNVAACLAWAVTYQVIGIVGGSLFPEPWEGVVVAVVLTVVISAVPGFVRRFR, from the coding sequence GTGACGCGGCTCGCGGCGGCGGTGGTGCTGGCCGCGGTGACGACGTCCACCGTGCCGCCGGAGTCGACGCAACAGGCGCTCGGCTACCCGTCGTTGTTCCTGCTGGTGCTGATCGGCGCGCTGGTGCCGGTGGTGCCGACCGGGGCGCTGGTGAGTTCGGCGGCGGTGGTGGCGTTCCATCAGACCGCCCCGTTCGCGCTCGCGTTGGTGTTCGTCACGGCGTCGCTGGCCGCGTTCCTCGGGGACGCGGCGCTGTACTGGCTGGGGTGGCGGGGGATGCGGTCGCGGGGCGGGTCACGGTGGCTCCGGGCGATACGGTCGCGGGCGCCAAAGGAGCGGCTGGAGCAGGCGCGGGGGAAGCTGGCCGACCACGGGGTCGCGGTGCTCGTTCTCTCCCGGCTGGTGCCGGCCGGTCGTATTCCGGTGATGCTGGCGTGCCTCATGGCGGAATGGCCGTTGCGGCGGTTCGCGCGGGGCAATGTGGCGGCGTGCCTGGCGTGGGCGGTGACGTACCAGGTGATCGGGATCGTGGGGGGTTCGCTGTTTCCCGAGCCGTGGGAGGGGGTCGTGGTGGCGGTGGTGCTGACCGTGGTGATCAGTGCGGTGCCGGGTTTTGTGCGGCGGTTCCGGTAG
- a CDS encoding OsmC family protein, with amino-acid sequence MATTRTAHTEWEGNLLQGQGVVSFDSSGIGAQPVSWPSRAEQANGKTSPEELIAAAHSSCFSMALAHGLSGAGTPPTKLETNADVTFQPGTGITGIHLTVRGTVPGLDEGGFRSAAEDAKKNCPVSQALAGTTITLTAELA; translated from the coding sequence GTGGCCACCACGCGCACCGCGCACACCGAATGGGAAGGCAACCTTCTTCAGGGCCAAGGCGTCGTCAGCTTCGACTCCTCCGGCATCGGCGCGCAGCCGGTGTCCTGGCCGTCGCGCGCCGAGCAGGCGAACGGCAAGACCAGCCCGGAGGAGCTGATCGCGGCCGCCCACTCCAGCTGCTTCTCCATGGCCCTCGCCCACGGCCTGTCGGGCGCCGGCACCCCGCCCACCAAGCTGGAGACCAACGCCGACGTCACCTTCCAGCCCGGCACCGGCATCACCGGCATCCACCTCACCGTGCGCGGCACCGTGCCCGGCCTGGACGAGGGGGGCTTCCGGTCGGCCGCCGAGGACGCCAAGAAGAACTGCCCGGTCAGCCAGGCGCTCGCCGGTACGACCATCACCCTGACCGCCGAACTGGCCTGA